The following are from one region of the Phycisphaerae bacterium genome:
- a CDS encoding TIGR03087 family PEP-CTERM/XrtA system glycosyltransferase, whose product MQERLKILYLSNRVPYPPDKGDRIRTFHAIEHLAAAHDVYCACFASDESEMRQAERLRQWCRDVTVLRRGVPLACLHAAWGAVHGRPLTESAYRSTEMYRRLRLWSLSIGFDVVVAFSSMMADYALTIPDCRRVIDLCDVDSEKWIDYSRASRGLLAAGCRMEAERLRCLETRCLREFDASIVITENERRMIGAGEAGAVHVVPNGVRRISESAICSADECGPVIGFLGTMSYPPNVQAVRWFAERVWPLVQMKMADARFLVVGRRPTRAVRRLGRLPGIEVTGAVVDATEYLARCRVIVAPLRLARGIPNKVLEAMAAGRPVVSTRAVGLTLDATAGQEIVIADEPEQMAEQVIGLCTDDTRCRRIGMAGREFVRMRHHWPDAMLLFERIVTGCPAGERRTLPLDARILPVGRSRQRQTV is encoded by the coding sequence GTGCAGGAACGATTGAAAATCCTTTATCTTTCGAACCGTGTCCCTTATCCGCCGGATAAGGGTGATCGGATTCGCACGTTTCATGCAATCGAACATCTGGCCGCGGCCCACGACGTTTACTGCGCGTGCTTCGCATCGGACGAGAGCGAAATGCGTCAGGCGGAGCGGCTGCGGCAATGGTGCCGCGATGTGACGGTGTTGCGCCGCGGGGTGCCGCTGGCGTGTCTCCACGCGGCGTGGGGCGCTGTTCACGGGAGGCCGCTGACGGAATCGGCGTATCGCTCGACCGAGATGTATCGCCGCTTGCGACTTTGGTCTTTGTCGATCGGGTTTGATGTGGTCGTCGCGTTCTCATCGATGATGGCAGACTATGCGCTGACGATTCCGGATTGCCGGCGCGTCATCGATCTGTGCGATGTGGACAGCGAAAAATGGATCGATTATTCGCGGGCATCCAGAGGCCTGCTTGCGGCCGGATGCCGAATGGAGGCCGAGAGACTGCGGTGTCTTGAGACACGCTGCCTTCGGGAGTTCGATGCGTCCATCGTGATTACGGAAAATGAAAGGCGGATGATAGGGGCTGGCGAAGCGGGCGCGGTGCATGTGGTTCCGAACGGCGTGCGGCGGATCAGCGAATCAGCCATTTGTTCCGCCGATGAATGTGGCCCGGTTATCGGCTTCCTGGGCACGATGAGCTATCCGCCGAATGTGCAGGCGGTCCGCTGGTTCGCGGAGCGGGTCTGGCCGCTCGTTCAAATGAAGATGGCTGATGCTCGATTTCTCGTCGTTGGTCGACGGCCGACGCGCGCGGTGCGGCGATTGGGGCGGCTGCCGGGAATTGAAGTCACGGGTGCGGTTGTGGACGCGACTGAGTATCTCGCCCGTTGCCGTGTGATTGTCGCGCCGCTTAGGCTGGCACGGGGCATTCCGAACAAGGTGCTGGAGGCGATGGCGGCAGGGCGGCCGGTCGTGTCAACTCGTGCCGTTGGTTTGACGCTTGATGCCACGGCAGGACAGGAGATTGTCATCGCCGACGAGCCGGAGCAGATGGCGGAGCAGGTCATCGGCCTTTGCACGGACGACACGAGGTGCAGGCGAATCGGAATGGCCGGCCGTGAGTTCGTGAGAATGCGGCATCATTGGCCGGATGCGATGTTGCTTTTTGAGCGGATCGTCACAGGTTGTCCGGCTGGAGAGCGGCGAACTCTGCCACTGGACGCGCGAATCTTGCCGGTCGGCCGCTCCAGACAGCGTCAAACTGTCTGA
- a CDS encoding glycosyltransferase, translating into MIGRANSVPRDQPMAVFFDNQDEAGISPFGAVVAPTRIMPCASEDISDRQCGGAVRDSSHRTGATRTRRVLFISSRFPPAQSAGVTRVRKFVKYLGDFSWHVTVLTGPVAGRSQGEQTGNVDRGWFATDSCNGPLREIVGGVDGVELKGVKCPIVARSTFGLLEDAGALAYRVADVLSWATRPAGLDRAWWRDCSSWRIESLVGRLTLPDKGIWRLRCAAALALRLHRRLRFDAVFSSGMPFSDHLAALVVRRLIGRPWIADFRDPWVEYAHFAQWRSRWGQLATQFLERRVVCGASRVVVVNDHMGRRFRERYPDQRGRKFVTIENGFDPSDFPASSIDRSAGDEFRLLHAGSLYGARRPDELLKGFRKFLESTADSRRFARLDFLGRVGPNLAQINQFPIDGCVRYLGEVSHPKAVQLMAEADVNIVLLPNVIGGDGDTTAKVYECIGSQRPILAVVPASGSAADVLRRVDGVWFCDPQDADGIASAIRVLYDRWLTGRLLVTRTVESLKPLTRRYQAQRLARELDAIVSQRVPLGGFHR; encoded by the coding sequence ATGATCGGCCGCGCGAATTCCGTGCCACGAGATCAGCCGATGGCGGTTTTTTTCGACAACCAGGATGAGGCGGGCATCAGCCCGTTCGGGGCGGTTGTGGCTCCGACGCGGATCATGCCGTGCGCCTCCGAGGACATCTCCGACAGACAGTGTGGAGGCGCCGTTCGCGATTCGAGCCATCGGACGGGCGCTACACGGACGCGCCGCGTTCTATTTATTTCAAGCCGTTTTCCGCCGGCGCAGTCAGCTGGCGTCACGCGCGTTCGTAAATTCGTGAAGTACCTTGGCGACTTCAGCTGGCATGTGACGGTGCTGACGGGCCCGGTGGCAGGGCGTTCGCAAGGCGAGCAGACCGGCAACGTTGATCGCGGCTGGTTTGCGACTGATTCGTGTAATGGTCCGCTTCGCGAAATTGTCGGCGGCGTGGACGGTGTGGAACTCAAGGGTGTGAAGTGTCCCATCGTGGCGCGATCGACGTTCGGGCTTCTGGAAGATGCCGGAGCGCTGGCATATCGGGTCGCAGACGTGTTGTCGTGGGCGACGCGCCCCGCGGGGTTGGACCGTGCGTGGTGGCGTGATTGCTCGAGCTGGCGTATCGAATCGCTGGTGGGGCGGCTGACCCTTCCGGACAAAGGAATCTGGCGGCTGCGGTGCGCGGCGGCCTTGGCGTTGCGGCTGCACCGCCGATTGCGTTTTGACGCGGTTTTCTCATCAGGCATGCCTTTCAGCGATCATCTCGCTGCGCTGGTCGTTCGACGGTTGATCGGCCGGCCCTGGATCGCCGATTTTCGAGACCCTTGGGTAGAGTATGCACACTTTGCGCAGTGGCGATCGAGATGGGGTCAACTTGCGACGCAGTTTCTTGAACGTCGCGTCGTCTGCGGTGCATCGCGCGTCGTAGTGGTCAATGACCACATGGGCCGGCGCTTTCGGGAGCGATATCCCGATCAGCGTGGACGGAAGTTTGTCACGATTGAGAACGGATTTGATCCGAGCGATTTTCCGGCCTCGTCGATCGATCGCTCGGCTGGCGATGAATTTCGGCTGCTCCATGCCGGATCGCTGTATGGTGCACGCCGACCCGATGAACTTCTGAAGGGGTTTCGTAAATTTCTCGAAAGCACGGCAGACAGCAGGCGATTTGCCCGGCTCGATTTTCTTGGGCGCGTCGGACCGAATCTGGCGCAGATCAATCAGTTTCCAATCGACGGATGCGTGCGATATCTGGGCGAAGTTTCCCATCCGAAAGCTGTGCAACTGATGGCTGAGGCGGATGTGAACATCGTACTTCTGCCCAATGTGATCGGGGGAGATGGCGACACGACGGCGAAAGTGTACGAGTGCATCGGCAGTCAAAGGCCGATTCTGGCCGTGGTGCCGGCAAGCGGGTCAGCGGCCGACGTGCTTCGGCGCGTGGACGGCGTCTGGTTCTGCGATCCGCAGGATGCGGACGGGATTGCATCGGCGATTCGCGTTTTGTACGACCGCTGGCTCACGGGACGCCTGCTGGTCACGCGGACCGTCGAATCACTGAAACCACTGACGCGGCGGTATCAGGCGCAACGACTTGCGAGGGAGCTTGACGCGATTGTGAGTCAACGTGTTCCACTTGGGGGTTTTCACCGATGA
- a CDS encoding polysaccharide deacetylase family protein yields the protein MTLISFNSTFEQWPGKFMRSLRRRQNDMCTTILTYHSISREESIFTTGPGMRHLPSDFERELDYLAEHYNVISLRELTGQLERGEEPRRAIVITFDDGFADSVRQALPILYRRRMPMTIFPVTSVIGNRDLMWQHKLAWLSVNGHEDRVWTALSARGWPPTNSRETLHDYVRLYFRNDLCDALECVLKDVGTSGSELARHFRPYLTEQEIAESDPEYVEFGNHTDTHPVLSALTAQQQMAEIGAARRKLTELTGRQPFAFAYPFGLKRHYNDTTRSLAIDLGHRAIVDMRRRLNVGLVNPHDLSRRPGPCGSQAEFERMIESRPANAASLPVEESKDVAR from the coding sequence ATGACGCTGATTTCGTTCAATAGCACATTCGAACAATGGCCCGGGAAGTTCATGCGGAGTCTGCGCCGTCGGCAGAATGACATGTGCACGACGATTCTGACGTATCACAGCATCTCGCGCGAGGAGAGCATCTTTACGACGGGGCCGGGAATGCGGCATCTGCCAAGCGACTTCGAGCGGGAGTTGGACTATCTCGCTGAGCATTACAACGTGATCAGCCTGCGTGAGCTGACGGGGCAGTTGGAGCGTGGCGAGGAGCCGCGTCGAGCCATTGTGATAACGTTTGACGATGGGTTCGCGGACTCGGTTCGACAGGCGCTGCCGATTCTGTATCGCCGCCGCATGCCGATGACGATTTTTCCGGTGACGTCGGTTATCGGCAATCGCGATCTGATGTGGCAGCATAAGCTGGCGTGGCTGAGCGTGAACGGACACGAAGACCGCGTGTGGACGGCGTTGTCGGCGCGAGGCTGGCCGCCGACAAACTCGCGTGAGACGCTGCACGACTATGTCCGATTGTACTTTCGAAACGACTTGTGCGACGCGCTGGAATGCGTATTGAAGGATGTCGGCACGAGCGGCTCGGAGTTGGCGCGACACTTTCGACCGTATCTGACGGAACAGGAGATCGCCGAATCCGATCCGGAGTATGTCGAGTTCGGCAATCATACGGACACCCATCCGGTCCTGTCGGCACTGACGGCCCAGCAGCAGATGGCGGAGATCGGGGCCGCCCGACGAAAACTGACGGAGTTGACGGGCCGTCAGCCGTTTGCGTTCGCCTATCCGTTCGGGCTTAAGCGTCATTACAACGACACAACAAGAAGTCTGGCAATTGATCTGGGTCATAGGGCCATCGTTGACATGCGTCGGCGACTGAACGTCGGCCTCGTCAATCCCCACGATTTGAGCCGCAGGCCGGGGCCGTGTGGATCGCAGGCGGAATTCGAACGAATGATCGAGTCGCGTCCGGCCAACGCCGCTTCGCTGCCCGTTGAGGAGTCAAAGGATGTCGCGCGGTAA
- a CDS encoding glycosyltransferase, which translates to MCRRSLLLVAYHFPPRGGSGVQRALKLATYLPRHGWDVHVLTAGHSHHAVNDESLIDDSAVPFCVHRILGWEPGGVAARIGRLISTAGARSSRVNLLEDRIYWRLESWGARLPLIEIESMWKAAAIRAGSRLIESQGIECVVTTSPPHSMHQIGATLSRRHNVPWIADLRDPIVDNFAIESESAKAARWRRRIESDVCMNADRVVVTCPDLGDRLVDRHGPSLRARLETVFNGFDAADAPDDSSPCDVPTRQDRFVLSYVGAFYRAQTIEPLLAAVRSFLLRRCDANGRFELRVVGTIAARLRSLIRDSDRTFVRELGYVPHKSAIRELLRADALFLMTPTNAGGRLCVPAKLFEYLAFGRHVIGLVHACTSVERILAESSETTIVRHGDADGLSRAIEARFDAWITGAERFVQAGCGATEIAKYRRDFLAGQFAGILTQAIRARSRDCGSSDPGAATEQYRTVLHAAGGVQ; encoded by the coding sequence ATGTGCCGTCGTTCACTTCTGCTGGTCGCGTACCATTTTCCGCCGCGTGGCGGAAGCGGGGTGCAGCGTGCCTTGAAGCTCGCGACTTATCTTCCACGCCACGGCTGGGACGTTCATGTACTGACCGCCGGACATTCGCATCATGCCGTCAACGACGAAAGCCTGATTGATGACTCCGCCGTTCCGTTTTGTGTTCATCGGATCCTCGGATGGGAGCCGGGTGGGGTCGCCGCTCGCATCGGCCGGTTGATTTCGACCGCCGGCGCGCGGTCCTCCCGCGTGAATTTACTTGAGGATCGAATCTACTGGCGTTTGGAATCCTGGGGTGCACGGCTGCCTTTGATTGAGATTGAATCGATGTGGAAGGCGGCGGCAATTCGCGCGGGATCGCGGCTGATCGAATCGCAGGGGATCGAATGCGTTGTCACGACATCTCCGCCGCACTCGATGCACCAGATCGGAGCGACGCTGAGCAGGAGGCACAACGTGCCGTGGATCGCGGACCTGCGGGATCCCATCGTCGATAATTTTGCGATCGAAAGCGAATCGGCCAAGGCCGCTCGATGGCGGCGGCGGATCGAGAGCGACGTATGCATGAACGCGGACCGCGTGGTCGTGACGTGCCCCGATCTGGGTGACCGTCTGGTCGATCGCCATGGTCCATCGCTGCGTGCGCGGCTGGAAACCGTCTTCAATGGATTTGACGCAGCCGATGCGCCGGACGATTCGTCGCCGTGCGACGTTCCGACTCGGCAAGACCGATTCGTCCTTTCGTATGTGGGTGCATTCTATCGCGCGCAGACGATCGAACCGCTGCTGGCGGCTGTCCGGTCGTTTCTGTTGCGGCGCTGCGATGCGAACGGTCGATTCGAGTTGCGGGTTGTCGGCACGATCGCAGCCCGCCTTCGGTCGCTGATCAGAGATTCGGATCGCACCTTTGTACGCGAGCTGGGATATGTGCCGCACAAATCGGCGATCCGGGAATTATTGCGGGCGGACGCGCTTTTCCTGATGACTCCCACGAACGCGGGCGGCCGACTCTGCGTGCCTGCGAAGCTGTTCGAGTATCTCGCGTTTGGCAGGCATGTGATTGGACTCGTGCATGCTTGCACGTCGGTGGAACGGATACTTGCGGAGTCGTCCGAGACGACGATTGTACGGCACGGCGATGCCGATGGATTATCGCGGGCAATCGAAGCGAGATTTGATGCGTGGATAACCGGCGCTGAACGATTCGTGCAAGCGGGCTGCGGGGCGACGGAAATCGCAAAGTACCGGCGCGATTTTCTGGCAGGACAGTTCGCTGGAATCCTGACGCAAGCGATTCGAGCGCGATCGCGCGATTGTGGCTCTTCAGATCCCGGGGCGGCCACTGAGCAGTATCGAACGGTGCTTCACGCAGCCGGAGGCGTACAATGA
- a CDS encoding glycosyltransferase family 4 protein, with protein sequence MNILWHMPTFRQHTCGISRRAMHFGRELIQAGHHVEFTVRTHRTDVTAESLAMFDKGLKLSLIDVRTSRPVHWSLQSRARYAIARRVVRELRQTHDLFISCQPEAVVAYKERWPNRAALLVCGGTTILHDAADAARHGPSQGLSRISFCIDRVLKRRNERRAFMLADAVVFNSQMSRDAAAESYGLVPHSLHVAYGGVDLERMRRPDESERNSARLKLGLDADQFVIAWTGRLSPEKNLPLLLRAIAISRTAPRLVIAGDGLMKEMLTTLANELKINSRVWWVGANPDVRPLLWAADLFAFPSVSESFGNSLAEAMACALPCVAIRADGRLVRNASRELLDDGRAGRLVNEPSAEAFARAIDELAGNEPLRMQFASAAERRAKSLFNWRSGGATLAGLISKISGAKGGSKSAPKLFESLGAGRSTAVPTSVVGTTRGSSPYCA encoded by the coding sequence ATGAACATCCTCTGGCACATGCCGACATTTCGTCAGCACACCTGCGGAATCTCCAGGCGCGCCATGCACTTCGGACGCGAGTTGATTCAAGCAGGGCACCACGTTGAATTCACGGTCCGAACCCATCGAACCGATGTGACGGCTGAATCGCTCGCGATGTTCGACAAGGGACTGAAGCTGTCGTTAATCGATGTTCGCACGTCGCGCCCTGTGCATTGGTCGCTGCAATCGCGTGCGCGCTATGCGATAGCAAGGCGAGTCGTCCGCGAACTGCGCCAAACCCATGACTTATTCATCTCATGCCAGCCGGAGGCGGTTGTCGCGTACAAGGAGCGCTGGCCGAACCGCGCCGCGCTCCTGGTTTGTGGTGGAACGACGATCCTGCACGACGCGGCAGACGCCGCGCGACATGGTCCGTCGCAGGGCCTTAGCCGAATTTCATTCTGTATCGACCGCGTCCTGAAGCGCCGCAACGAGCGTCGTGCGTTCATGCTCGCCGATGCGGTGGTGTTCAACAGTCAGATGTCGCGCGATGCGGCCGCTGAATCCTACGGACTGGTGCCGCATTCGTTGCATGTTGCGTACGGCGGGGTTGATCTCGAACGGATGCGACGTCCTGACGAAAGCGAACGAAACTCCGCGCGACTGAAGCTTGGTCTGGATGCGGATCAATTCGTCATCGCGTGGACCGGCCGTTTGTCGCCCGAAAAGAATCTGCCGCTGCTTTTGCGTGCTATCGCGATCAGCCGAACCGCTCCGCGCCTCGTGATTGCGGGCGATGGCCTGATGAAGGAAATGCTCACCACGCTTGCGAATGAATTGAAAATCAACAGCCGGGTGTGGTGGGTCGGCGCGAACCCTGACGTTCGCCCCCTGCTTTGGGCCGCGGATCTGTTTGCGTTTCCTTCGGTGAGCGAGTCCTTCGGGAACTCGCTGGCGGAGGCGATGGCCTGTGCTCTGCCTTGCGTGGCGATTCGAGCCGATGGGCGTCTGGTCCGCAACGCCTCGCGTGAACTGCTCGACGATGGGCGGGCGGGGAGACTCGTGAACGAACCCAGTGCCGAAGCCTTTGCTCGTGCGATTGATGAACTGGCCGGGAACGAACCGCTTCGAATGCAGTTCGCAAGTGCGGCGGAGCGTCGTGCAAAATCGTTGTTCAATTGGCGGTCCGGGGGAGCGACCTTGGCAGGGTTGATTTCGAAGATCTCCGGCGCGAAAGGCGGGTCCAAATCCGCTCCAAAGCTGTTTGAGTCTCTCGGCGCCGGGCGTTCGACGGCTGTTCCGACATCGGTGGTGGGAACCACCCGTGGGAGTTCGCCGTATTGTGCCTGA